A single region of the Tepidisphaeraceae bacterium genome encodes:
- the mraY gene encoding phospho-N-acetylmuramoyl-pentapeptide-transferase, whose translation MLYWLAERFELWLEAHGLGFFRVFTFPTFQSVVAVITSFLIVIFAGPTVISWLRRQKIGDLATFDQAEIDALMASKKGTPTMGGLLIVTAIAGTTLLLADLTNFYVGMALVCLIWLGGVGAADDWLKLTAGRRAGSRVGLTSLEKLLFQVGLGVLLSVFTYYYGHQLPDTSKLYIPFIKDPILQMSLPMFVLVGTLVMTGTSNAVNLTDGLDGLAAGCVAIASFTFLVLALIVGDYYLAPFLKMPHIMPAGQMAVLAGSMAGACLGFLWFNCNPARVFMGDTGSLALGGLLGYIAIVVRHELVLFLVGGIFVAEAVSVMMQVSYFKYTRKRFGEGRRIFLMSPLHHHFQRKGWTETQVVTRFWLVGAMLAMLSLATVKLR comes from the coding sequence ATGCTCTACTGGCTCGCCGAACGGTTTGAACTATGGCTGGAAGCCCACGGCCTCGGGTTCTTTCGCGTCTTTACCTTCCCCACGTTCCAATCCGTCGTCGCGGTCATCACGAGCTTTCTGATCGTTATTTTCGCCGGCCCTACCGTCATCAGTTGGCTGCGTCGGCAGAAGATCGGCGACCTCGCCACGTTCGACCAGGCCGAGATCGACGCGCTCATGGCGAGCAAGAAAGGCACGCCCACGATGGGTGGCCTGTTGATTGTCACGGCAATCGCCGGCACCACATTGCTGCTGGCCGACTTGACGAACTTCTACGTTGGTATGGCGCTCGTCTGCCTGATCTGGCTCGGCGGTGTCGGCGCCGCCGACGATTGGCTGAAGCTGACCGCCGGCCGGCGCGCCGGTAGCCGCGTGGGGCTCACCAGCTTGGAAAAACTGCTGTTTCAGGTCGGTTTGGGCGTGCTTCTATCCGTTTTCACCTATTACTACGGCCACCAACTTCCCGACACCAGCAAGCTGTACATCCCGTTCATCAAAGACCCGATCCTGCAGATGTCACTGCCGATGTTCGTGCTCGTGGGCACGCTGGTGATGACCGGCACAAGCAACGCCGTGAACCTGACCGACGGTCTCGACGGCCTGGCCGCGGGCTGCGTGGCGATCGCGAGCTTCACGTTCCTCGTCCTGGCGCTGATCGTCGGCGACTACTACCTCGCGCCGTTCCTGAAGATGCCCCACATCATGCCCGCCGGCCAGATGGCGGTGCTGGCGGGGTCGATGGCCGGCGCGTGCCTGGGCTTCCTCTGGTTCAACTGCAACCCCGCCCGCGTCTTCATGGGCGACACCGGCTCGCTGGCGCTGGGCGGCCTGCTGGGCTACATCGCGATCGTCGTCCGCCACGAATTGGTCCTGTTCCTCGTCGGCGGCATCTTCGTCGCCGAGGCGGTGTCGGTGATGATGCAGGTGAGCTACTTCAAGTACACCCGCAAGCGCTTCGGTGAAGGCCGGCGCATCTTCCTGATGTCCCCGCTGCACCACCACTTCCAGCGCAAGGGTTGGACGGAAACCCAGGTTGTCACCCGCTTCTGGCTGGTGGGCGCCATGCTGGCCATGCTGTCGCTGGCGACGGTGAAGCTGCGCTAA
- a CDS encoding putative peptidoglycan glycosyltransferase FtsW, whose product MDACIYRLRLRDILAICVIALLLFGVIMVQSAATNITGDLGWEWTQRGTRHLIYAVVAIATFFIIGHMDYASLLRRRDSVFRAPVLWLAALAAIACVLVLVPGIGKEVNGARRWLALGPVQVQPSEMAKWATVLLLSYWLTHRPVNTERFFGFLCTLLPIGALCLLVVIQDFGTAALIAVCSLTMLLAGRVKWWHLAIVMPPVLGAAFWFVYHKEYRWKRMTSFLDPYASPQGEGYHMIQSLLSFSTGGILGKGLGNGIQKLGYLPEDTTDFIFAVICEELGLFGALLTVVLYLGIVYVAWQTVKQKRDDLGRMLAFGISTMLTLQAVINIAVATVSVPTKGLSLPLISAGGSGLVITCAALGLLYSVTRTSPDESPERTRLADDGYKMEQPQESKRAA is encoded by the coding sequence ATGGATGCCTGCATCTACCGCCTGCGCCTCCGCGACATCCTCGCCATCTGCGTGATCGCATTGCTGTTGTTCGGCGTGATCATGGTGCAGTCGGCGGCCACGAACATCACCGGGGACCTGGGATGGGAGTGGACGCAGCGCGGCACGCGGCACCTCATTTACGCCGTCGTCGCGATCGCGACGTTCTTCATCATCGGGCACATGGATTACGCCAGCTTGTTGCGAAGGCGCGACAGCGTCTTCCGCGCCCCCGTGCTCTGGCTGGCGGCGCTGGCGGCGATCGCGTGCGTGCTCGTGCTGGTGCCGGGGATCGGCAAAGAGGTCAACGGCGCCCGCCGCTGGCTGGCGCTGGGGCCGGTGCAGGTGCAACCGTCGGAAATGGCCAAGTGGGCCACGGTGCTGCTGCTGTCGTACTGGCTCACACACCGGCCGGTGAACACGGAACGATTCTTCGGCTTCCTCTGCACATTACTGCCCATCGGGGCGCTGTGCCTACTGGTCGTCATTCAGGACTTCGGCACCGCGGCGTTGATCGCGGTCTGTTCGCTCACGATGCTGCTGGCCGGGCGGGTGAAGTGGTGGCATTTGGCGATCGTTATGCCACCGGTGCTGGGGGCGGCGTTCTGGTTCGTGTATCACAAGGAATATCGCTGGAAGCGCATGACCTCGTTCCTCGACCCCTACGCCAGCCCGCAGGGCGAGGGCTACCACATGATCCAGTCGCTGCTGAGCTTCAGCACCGGCGGCATCCTCGGCAAGGGGCTTGGCAACGGCATCCAAAAGCTCGGCTATCTGCCGGAGGACACCACCGATTTCATCTTCGCCGTGATATGTGAAGAATTGGGCCTGTTCGGCGCGCTGCTGACGGTCGTACTGTACCTGGGCATCGTGTACGTCGCCTGGCAGACGGTGAAGCAGAAGCGGGATGACCTCGGCCGGATGCTGGCGTTCGGGATTTCGACGATGCTGACGCTGCAGGCGGTCATCAACATCGCCGTCGCCACGGTCAGCGTGCCGACGAAGGGGCTGTCGCTGCCGCTCATCAGCGCCGGTGGCAGCGGATTGGTCATCACCTGCGCGGCCCTCGGATTGCTCTACAGCGTCACCCGCACCAGCCCCGACGAATCGCCGGAGCGCACCCGACTCGCGGACGATGGGTACAAGATGGAACAACCGCAAGAATCGAAGCGGGCGGCGTAG
- a CDS encoding UDP-N-acetylglucosamine--N-acetylmuramyl-(pentapeptide) pyrophosphoryl-undecaprenol N-acetylglucosamine transferase, with translation MPDSPTILFAGGGTGGHLYPGISVAQALLKVNPNIRPLFLTTNKEIDKVILEPTGFEFIPQPIVPPVKTVGGLLKFWKSWRDTKDIVRKTINDRRPAAVLGLGGYAAGVAVKEGAQRGLKAAVINPDVIPGKANQYLLQYVDTVCCQFAETAEHVEPKHHGKLRVTGCPIRTEILAMPSRDEAIARLGLERRLSTLVVTGASLGAKTVNEAILTMLKDVTLRGWQILHLSGREHVDSVRAGYRELEQPARILDFTPAMADVWAVADIAISRSGASSCAELTACGVPSILLPYPYHKDMHQRANAKVLADAGAAILIDDDKDRRKNADKLRPALESLLFDGNKRKAMSDAARRIGKPNASDEVAAAMLAMIG, from the coding sequence ATGCCAGACAGTCCAACCATTCTCTTCGCAGGCGGCGGCACCGGGGGGCACCTGTATCCGGGCATCTCGGTCGCGCAGGCGTTGCTGAAGGTGAACCCGAACATCAGACCGTTGTTTTTGACGACGAACAAGGAGATCGACAAGGTCATCCTCGAGCCGACCGGTTTTGAATTCATCCCCCAGCCGATCGTACCGCCGGTGAAAACGGTGGGCGGGCTATTAAAATTCTGGAAGAGCTGGCGGGACACGAAGGACATCGTCCGCAAGACGATCAACGACCGCCGCCCCGCCGCCGTGTTGGGGCTGGGTGGGTACGCTGCGGGCGTCGCAGTGAAGGAAGGCGCCCAGCGCGGGCTAAAGGCGGCCGTCATCAATCCGGACGTCATTCCCGGCAAGGCCAACCAGTATTTGCTGCAGTACGTCGACACGGTTTGCTGCCAGTTCGCCGAAACCGCCGAGCATGTCGAACCGAAGCATCACGGCAAGCTCCGCGTCACCGGTTGCCCGATTCGCACCGAAATCCTTGCCATGCCCTCGCGCGACGAGGCGATCGCCCGCCTGGGGCTCGAACGCCGGCTGAGCACGCTGGTCGTCACCGGCGCCTCGCTGGGTGCCAAGACGGTTAACGAAGCCATCCTGACGATGCTGAAGGACGTTACGCTGCGCGGCTGGCAGATCTTGCACCTGAGTGGCCGCGAACACGTCGACAGCGTGCGGGCGGGGTACCGCGAATTGGAACAGCCGGCCCGCATCCTCGACTTCACCCCCGCGATGGCGGACGTGTGGGCGGTGGCGGACATCGCCATCAGCCGTAGCGGCGCCAGCAGTTGCGCCGAATTGACCGCCTGCGGCGTGCCGAGCATCCTGCTGCCCTACCCGTACCACAAAGACATGCACCAGCGCGCCAACGCCAAAGTGTTGGCCGACGCCGGCGCCGCGATTTTGATCGACGACGACAAGGACCGCCGCAAGAACGCCGACAAGCTCCGGCCGGCGTTGGAGTCGCTCCTGTTCGACGGAAACAAGCGCAAGGCCATGTCCGACGCCGCGAGACGCATCGGCAAGCCCAACGCGTCGGATGAAGTCGCCGCGGCGATGCTGGCGATGATCGGGTAG
- the murC gene encoding UDP-N-acetylmuramate--L-alanine ligase, translated as MAQQTRMDSQASSTLTRPASRFTGKRVHFIGIGGSGMSGLARMLLDSGAIVTGSEPKPSDVTFALGMSGVKISRDQLGEHLDRGVGLVVRSAAVKDGNPEYLAAKAYGIPVVKYAKLLGEVMAERHGIAIAGTHGKSTTTAMTAYTLLQCDVDASFVVGGTVPQLGGGSRSGAAAAFVAEACEFDRSFHNLRPSVVVLTNVEEDHLDCYKDLNDIIDSFRTFIGMVPDDGTLIVNGKDVNVARSIAGTRATIETVALIDHVLRAPNYTWSTRPIGIVNGCHTGELYHNGVRVGTIQLSVAGEHNLINATMAIAACATCGVDPARAAVAIGGFKGVDRRMTEMGHCNGATIIDDYGHHPTEIRATLAAIRERYQPKRLFCVFQPHQHSRTRFLLDDFATAFTAADETIVPDIYFVRDSEAERAMVSSNDLVARVTGNGQAAIHLPIFSDIVNHLKAKIGDGDLVVTMGAGNVWEIGRDLVG; from the coding sequence TTGGCACAGCAGACGCGAATGGATTCGCAGGCCTCATCAACCCTCACGCGCCCCGCGAGCCGGTTTACCGGCAAGCGCGTCCACTTCATCGGCATCGGCGGTAGCGGCATGAGCGGCTTGGCCCGCATGCTGCTCGACAGTGGCGCGATCGTCACGGGTTCCGAACCCAAGCCGTCCGACGTCACGTTCGCCCTGGGCATGAGCGGCGTGAAGATCTCCCGCGACCAGCTTGGTGAACACCTCGACCGCGGCGTCGGCCTCGTCGTGCGCTCGGCGGCGGTGAAGGACGGCAATCCTGAATATCTGGCCGCCAAGGCCTACGGCATTCCGGTGGTGAAGTACGCCAAGCTGCTGGGCGAAGTGATGGCCGAGCGGCACGGCATCGCGATCGCCGGCACGCACGGTAAGAGCACCACCACCGCCATGACGGCGTACACGCTGCTGCAGTGCGACGTCGACGCCAGCTTCGTCGTCGGTGGCACCGTGCCGCAACTCGGTGGTGGCAGCCGCAGTGGCGCAGCGGCGGCGTTCGTCGCCGAGGCCTGCGAGTTCGACCGCTCGTTCCACAACCTGCGCCCGTCGGTCGTCGTGCTGACCAACGTCGAGGAAGACCACCTCGACTGCTACAAGGATTTGAACGACATCATCGACAGCTTCCGCACGTTCATCGGCATGGTCCCCGACGACGGCACGCTGATCGTGAACGGTAAGGACGTTAACGTCGCCCGCTCGATCGCCGGCACGCGGGCAACGATCGAGACGGTGGCGCTTATCGATCATGTTCTTCGTGCCCCGAACTACACCTGGAGCACCCGCCCGATCGGCATCGTCAACGGCTGCCACACCGGCGAGCTGTACCACAACGGGGTGCGGGTCGGCACGATCCAGCTGTCGGTCGCGGGGGAACACAACCTGATCAACGCGACCATGGCGATCGCGGCCTGCGCGACCTGCGGCGTCGACCCCGCCCGGGCGGCGGTCGCGATCGGGGGCTTTAAGGGGGTCGACCGCCGGATGACCGAGATGGGCCACTGCAACGGCGCCACGATCATCGACGACTACGGCCACCACCCCACCGAAATACGTGCCACGCTCGCGGCCATTCGCGAGCGGTACCAGCCGAAACGGTTGTTCTGCGTCTTCCAGCCGCACCAGCACAGCCGCACGCGGTTCCTGCTGGACGACTTCGCCACCGCCTTCACTGCCGCCGACGAGACGATCGTGCCCGATATCTACTTCGTGCGCGACAGCGAGGCTGAACGTGCCATGGTCAGCAGCAACGACCTCGTCGCCCGCGTCACCGGCAACGGTCAGGCCGCCATTCACCTGCCGATCTTCAGCGACATCGTTAACCACCTGAAGGCGAAGATCGGTGATGGCGACCTCGTCGTAACGATGGGCGCCGGCAACGTGTGGGAAATCGGGCGGGATCTGGTGGGGTAG
- the murB gene encoding UDP-N-acetylmuramate dehydrogenase: MKLHTANPFADLEEIVTENAPLAPLTWYRIGGPARWLVRPRSLDELQTVVGRCNEADIKTFVLGLGANLLVGDAGVDGCVIKLDAEYWRRAKIDKTTLEVGAGVDIQKLILRTVRSGLAGIETLAGIPGTIGGGIRMNAGGKYGDIGSRVTKVTVMSQDGTVFDRLKDDLIFEYRRTNIVAPFILGATLELEQEDPDELMRRTKEIWMFKRNSQPLNTKSAGCMFKNPRGLSAGALIDKAGLKGFRVGGAEVSTVHANFIIAHPGCKADDVLKIVKIIKERVAEKNEIELESEVKVWG; this comes from the coding sequence ATGAAACTTCACACCGCCAATCCGTTCGCCGACCTGGAAGAGATCGTGACCGAGAACGCGCCGCTGGCGCCGCTCACGTGGTATCGCATTGGTGGGCCGGCCCGCTGGCTCGTGCGGCCGCGGTCGCTGGACGAGTTGCAGACCGTCGTGGGGCGCTGCAACGAGGCGGACATCAAGACGTTCGTGCTTGGCTTGGGCGCCAACCTGCTCGTGGGCGATGCCGGCGTGGACGGTTGCGTGATCAAGCTGGACGCCGAGTACTGGCGGCGGGCGAAGATCGACAAGACCACGCTCGAGGTCGGCGCGGGCGTCGACATTCAGAAGCTCATCCTCCGCACCGTGCGCAGTGGCCTGGCAGGCATCGAGACGCTCGCGGGCATCCCCGGCACCATCGGGGGTGGCATTCGTATGAACGCCGGTGGCAAGTACGGCGACATCGGCTCGCGCGTGACCAAGGTCACCGTGATGAGCCAGGACGGTACCGTCTTCGACCGCCTGAAGGATGATTTGATCTTCGAGTACCGCAGGACGAACATCGTTGCGCCGTTCATCTTGGGCGCAACGCTCGAGTTAGAGCAGGAAGACCCCGACGAACTCATGCGGCGGACGAAGGAAATCTGGATGTTCAAGCGCAACAGCCAACCGCTGAACACCAAGAGCGCCGGCTGCATGTTCAAGAACCCCCGCGGCCTGTCGGCCGGCGCCTTGATCGACAAGGCCGGTCTGAAGGGCTTCCGCGTGGGCGGCGCCGAGGTCAGCACCGTCCACGCCAACTTCATCATCGCCCACCCCGGCTGTAAGGCCGACGACGTGCTGAAGATCGTCAAGATCATCAAGGAACGCGTCGCGGAGAAGAACGAGATTGAGTTGGAGAGCGAAGTGAAGGTGTGGGGATAG
- a CDS encoding D-alanine--D-alanine ligase, with amino-acid sequence MKVTVLYGGPSAEREISLISGKAVIEGLKSMGHEVFASDVSPTDLAGLDHPADVVFPVLHGQFGESGELQEILESRGLPFVGSGSAASRTGMNKAASKDRWKAAGLPTAAWQVINGGPEAVAELSIEAPCVVKALDSGSSIDVYVCKTSSHAKAALGELLAKHGRAMVEKFVKGTELTVGILEEKPLAPIRITTSHEFFDFTAKYKGNDAQHHFDLGLPGDVIAKVQEIAKRAHETIGCRDLSRVDVIVDEGYQPWILEINTLPGFTPKSLLPEAAAHGGTAFGPLVDRLVKRAKERGSK; translated from the coding sequence ATGAAAGTCACAGTTCTCTACGGCGGCCCCAGCGCGGAACGCGAGATCTCGCTCATCAGCGGCAAAGCCGTCATCGAAGGCCTGAAGTCGATGGGCCACGAGGTGTTCGCCAGCGACGTGTCGCCGACGGACCTCGCGGGGCTCGATCATCCTGCGGACGTCGTCTTCCCCGTGCTGCATGGGCAGTTCGGTGAAAGTGGCGAGCTGCAGGAGATCCTGGAAAGCCGCGGCCTGCCCTTCGTGGGCAGTGGCAGCGCGGCATCGCGCACCGGCATGAACAAGGCCGCGTCGAAGGACCGCTGGAAGGCCGCCGGCCTGCCGACGGCGGCGTGGCAGGTGATTAATGGTGGGCCGGAGGCGGTCGCGGAGCTGTCGATCGAGGCCCCCTGCGTCGTGAAGGCGCTCGACAGTGGCAGCAGCATCGACGTCTACGTCTGCAAGACCAGCTCTCACGCCAAGGCCGCGCTCGGTGAACTGCTGGCCAAGCATGGCCGGGCGATGGTCGAAAAGTTCGTGAAAGGCACCGAGCTGACTGTCGGCATCCTGGAAGAAAAGCCGCTGGCGCCGATTCGCATCACGACCAGCCACGAGTTCTTCGACTTCACCGCCAAGTACAAGGGGAACGACGCCCAGCACCACTTCGACCTTGGTTTGCCGGGCGACGTGATCGCCAAGGTGCAGGAGATTGCCAAGCGGGCGCACGAGACGATCGGTTGCCGCGATTTGTCGCGGGTGGACGTGATTGTGGACGAGGGATACCAGCCCTGGATCTTAGAAATTAACACATTACCGGGCTTTACGCCGAAGAGCCTATTACCGGAAGCCGCTGCACACGGTGGGACCGCGTTTGGGCCGCTGGTGGACCGGCTGGTGAAGCGGGCGAAGGAGCGTGGATCGAAATAG
- the rsmH gene encoding 16S rRNA (cytosine(1402)-N(4))-methyltransferase RsmH, translating into MSDEQAIGHDPVLLRECLEGLAVGEGKTIVDCTLGRGGHSLAIAKALGPTGTLIALDADPRNLEFAQSRLNAAGIAANVRLFHANFAELSDVLTAAEVPLVDGILADLGISTNQLFDEQYGLSFAAAMPLDMRIDPRTRPSAADVVNTMKADDLANVLYNLADERYSRRIARKIVEARRVSPITTTDRLADLVRSAIPKRGGPPERIDPATRTFLALRMHVNAELHNLQTLLTTAPKHLKPRGRLAIISFQSTEDRFVKTAFRSADERGELSVITKKPVTPSDDELTANPRSRSAKLRIAAKV; encoded by the coding sequence ATGTCCGACGAGCAAGCCATTGGTCACGATCCGGTCCTGCTGCGCGAATGCCTGGAAGGGCTAGCCGTCGGTGAAGGCAAGACGATCGTCGACTGCACGCTCGGGCGAGGCGGGCACTCGTTGGCGATCGCCAAGGCGCTTGGCCCCACCGGCACGCTGATCGCGCTCGACGCCGACCCACGGAACTTAGAGTTTGCCCAATCCCGCCTGAACGCCGCCGGCATCGCCGCCAATGTACGGCTGTTCCACGCCAACTTTGCCGAGCTATCGGACGTGCTGACTGCCGCCGAGGTACCGCTGGTCGACGGCATCCTCGCCGATTTGGGCATCAGCACGAATCAGCTCTTCGACGAGCAGTACGGTTTGTCGTTCGCCGCGGCCATGCCGCTCGACATGCGCATCGACCCGCGCACCCGCCCCAGCGCCGCCGACGTGGTGAACACGATGAAGGCCGACGATCTGGCCAACGTCCTATATAATTTGGCCGACGAACGCTATTCCCGCCGAATTGCCCGAAAGATTGTGGAGGCCCGCCGGGTTTCGCCGATCACTACTACGGATCGGTTAGCGGACCTCGTGCGGTCCGCGATACCCAAACGAGGTGGACCTCCGGAACGGATCGACCCGGCCACCCGCACGTTTCTGGCGCTTCGCATGCACGTCAACGCCGAGCTGCACAATCTGCAGACCCTGCTGACGACCGCACCGAAGCACCTGAAGCCCCGCGGGCGACTGGCGATCATCAGCTTCCAATCGACCGAAGATCGATTTGTGAAGACGGCGTTCCGGTCGGCGGACGAGCGCGGCGAGCTTTCGGTCATCACGAAGAAGCCCGTCACCCCATCCGACGACGAACTGACCGCCAACCCTCGAAGCCGATCCGCGAAGTTACGCATAGCGGCCAAGGTTTGA
- a CDS encoding LysM peptidoglycan-binding domain-containing protein produces MTRETKIGLLVGLAFIIVIGILLSDHLTSTTEPASAQLSLVGPNGREGLTIIGRPSVPVTIEPPPAVEPRNRVVTVEEMKAPETMDSVIRLAPNPVAPGNSRAVTINVNGGATPPAQTDVLTQLAQKLPGDLELVTPPAALVTESVAPQTLTVVVPPAPTPGVIEYTVKEGDSLGRIASRLMGSSKKANQDAIMAANPSMKGDPDRIIVGRVYLIPTGATATATVATAIEPTATKVTKKTKATTDGGTYWYNVKENDNLWKIAADQLGNGNAWTAIKELNKDILKGGETLHTNMRLRLPAKPVNNATASIRD; encoded by the coding sequence ATGACCCGCGAAACGAAGATCGGCCTGTTGGTTGGGCTGGCGTTCATCATCGTCATTGGCATCCTGTTGTCCGACCACCTCACCAGCACGACCGAGCCCGCCTCGGCACAGCTGAGCCTCGTGGGCCCCAACGGGCGTGAAGGTCTGACGATCATCGGGCGTCCGAGCGTGCCCGTGACCATCGAGCCCCCACCGGCCGTCGAACCGCGCAACCGCGTGGTGACCGTCGAGGAGATGAAGGCCCCGGAGACCATGGACTCGGTCATCCGCCTGGCCCCCAACCCGGTGGCCCCCGGCAACTCGCGAGCCGTCACGATCAACGTCAACGGCGGCGCCACGCCACCCGCACAGACCGACGTGCTGACGCAGCTGGCCCAAAAGCTGCCGGGCGACCTGGAACTGGTGACGCCCCCCGCGGCGCTGGTGACCGAGTCCGTCGCTCCGCAGACCCTGACGGTCGTTGTGCCCCCCGCACCGACGCCCGGTGTGATCGAATACACGGTCAAGGAAGGCGACAGCCTCGGCCGCATCGCCAGCCGGTTGATGGGCAGCAGCAAGAAGGCCAATCAGGACGCGATCATGGCCGCCAACCCGTCGATGAAGGGCGACCCCGACCGCATTATCGTTGGCCGCGTCTACCTCATCCCGACGGGCGCCACAGCCACTGCCACCGTCGCCACCGCGATCGAGCCCACTGCCACGAAGGTGACGAAGAAGACTAAGGCCACCACTGACGGTGGCACCTACTGGTACAACGTGAAGGAAAACGACAACCTCTGGAAGATCGCCGCCGACCAGCTGGGCAACGGCAACGCGTGGACGGCCATCAAGGAACTGAACAAGGACATCCTCAAGGGTGGCGAGACGCTGCACACCAACATGCGGCTCCGCCTCCCCGCCAAGCCCGTGAACAACGCGACGGCGTCGATCCGAGACTAA
- a CDS encoding glycoside hydrolase family 16 protein → MRNLFARTALAVLSICLMNVVPVQADEVLPLVEVTDLGAVERFTTTPQVTLVKRDGGVAVTVAPGDEGYPGVKAAPAEGKTWDLSQFGRVEAKITNVGTKTVNVTLRVDDDGDWKTNPWNGENVSVKPGESGTVKVIFGHSWGYKPAHKLNAAKVVSVQLFTGKVKEPIEYRIDSLVATGPAGEKPPEKGQDPSATRTKPTDGHILGNGATLDASKQLAVKGGAAAEAVDGSAVRVTFPAGKKDAVASVKPVVGRWDLTDYLQVNVELQNAGQSAVSPRVRLESNNGATDWLKLDPIAPGATAQVAVPFGGKVWDGNIGKESGNKFASDATSGVAFAPQVDGGAQSLVVKSVSAVLPPAPELPSWVNNRPPTEGDWKLTFEDTFDGTQIDTNKWNLHTENFWDKRTYFSRDNVIVKDGQVHLRYEKRTVHKNDSGTGDTRDYVCGFLDAYGKWAQRYGYFEARVKLPTAPGLWPAFWTMPDRGADKGPQWVRASTEKGGMELDIMEHLTRWGPYRYNVAHHWDGYGDKHKSNGTSWAYFQPDKDGFVNAAVLWLPGSTTYYANGQIIGKWEDERVGSVESYPILYMVSGGWDNNRLDDAQLPADFVVDYIRVWQRADLASDVDSAPMTGK, encoded by the coding sequence ATGCGTAACTTGTTTGCCCGAACGGCGTTGGCCGTATTGTCGATCTGCCTGATGAATGTCGTTCCCGTGCAGGCCGACGAGGTCCTGCCGTTGGTTGAGGTGACCGACCTGGGCGCCGTCGAGCGGTTCACGACCACGCCGCAGGTGACGCTGGTGAAGCGTGACGGTGGCGTGGCGGTGACGGTGGCCCCGGGCGACGAAGGCTACCCGGGCGTGAAGGCGGCGCCGGCCGAGGGGAAGACGTGGGATTTGTCGCAGTTCGGGCGCGTCGAAGCCAAGATCACCAACGTCGGCACCAAGACGGTCAACGTGACGCTGCGCGTTGACGACGACGGCGACTGGAAGACGAACCCGTGGAACGGTGAGAACGTCAGCGTGAAGCCAGGCGAATCGGGCACCGTGAAGGTGATCTTCGGCCACTCGTGGGGGTACAAGCCGGCGCACAAGCTCAACGCGGCGAAGGTCGTCAGCGTGCAGCTGTTCACGGGCAAGGTGAAGGAACCGATCGAGTACCGCATCGACTCGCTCGTGGCCACCGGCCCCGCCGGTGAGAAGCCGCCGGAGAAGGGCCAGGACCCCAGCGCGACGCGCACGAAGCCGACCGACGGTCACATCCTGGGCAACGGGGCTACGCTCGACGCGTCTAAGCAGTTGGCCGTCAAAGGTGGCGCCGCGGCCGAAGCCGTTGATGGGTCGGCGGTTCGGGTGACGTTCCCCGCGGGCAAGAAGGACGCCGTTGCAAGCGTGAAACCCGTGGTGGGCCGGTGGGATCTGACCGATTACCTGCAGGTAAACGTTGAACTGCAGAACGCCGGGCAATCGGCGGTATCGCCGCGCGTGCGGCTGGAAAGCAATAACGGCGCGACGGATTGGTTGAAGCTTGACCCGATCGCGCCCGGCGCCACGGCGCAGGTCGCCGTGCCGTTTGGTGGCAAGGTGTGGGACGGCAACATCGGCAAGGAGAGCGGCAACAAGTTTGCCAGCGACGCCACCAGCGGCGTCGCGTTCGCGCCGCAGGTGGACGGTGGCGCGCAATCGCTCGTCGTGAAGTCGGTGTCGGCCGTGCTGCCGCCCGCCCCGGAACTGCCGTCGTGGGTGAACAATCGCCCGCCGACCGAGGGCGACTGGAAGCTGACGTTTGAGGACACCTTCGACGGCACGCAGATCGACACGAACAAGTGGAACCTGCACACCGAGAACTTCTGGGACAAGCGCACCTACTTCAGCCGTGACAACGTGATCGTGAAGGACGGCCAGGTGCACCTGCGTTACGAGAAGCGCACCGTGCACAAAAACGACAGCGGCACCGGTGACACGCGCGACTACGTCTGCGGCTTCCTGGACGCCTACGGCAAGTGGGCCCAGCGCTACGGCTACTTCGAGGCGCGCGTGAAGCTGCCGACCGCCCCGGGCCTGTGGCCGGCCTTCTGGACCATGCCCGACCGCGGTGCCGACAAGGGCCCGCAATGGGTGCGCGCCAGCACCGAAAAGGGTGGCATGGAACTGGACATCATGGAACACCTGACCCGCTGGGGCCCCTATCGCTACAACGTCGCCCATCACTGGGACGGGTACGGCGATAAGCACAAGTCCAACGGCACCTCGTGGGCCTACTTCCAGCCCGACAAGGACGGCTTCGTGAACGCGGCCGTGCTGTGGCTGCCCGGGTCGACGACCTACTACGCCAACGGTCAGATCATCGGCAAGTGGGAGGACGAGCGCGTCGGCAGCGTGGAGTCGTACCCCATCCTGTACATGGTCAGCGGCGGCTGGGACAACAACCGTCTGGATGACGCACAACTGCCGGCCGACTTCGTCGTCGATTACATACGCGTCTGGCAACGGGCAGACCTGGCCTCCGATGTCGACAGCGCACCGATGACGGGCAAGTAA